Proteins co-encoded in one Verrucomicrobiia bacterium genomic window:
- a CDS encoding Gfo/Idh/MocA family oxidoreductase: MTTGKAPPAGKIRVAVLGTGSLGKQHVRLYAELAAAGQVEFVGVYDVAAETARKFAEQHRVRAFTSVAEAAAACDALNIVTPTVTHFELARQLLSAGRHVLVEKPMTDDTAQAGELVELARANNLVLQVGHVERFNPVFQYLQTVATEPRFIETHRLSPYPARSTDVGVVLDLMIHDLDVVLAFVQAPVTSVDAVGIPVLSASEDIANARLRFANGCVANLTVSRVSPERMRKIRVFSGGASPSYISLDYRAQEGFIYRVAREGETESSLLKKLLAAKDSTIVSEFAGKRIVREPVPIAKDEPLKLELQHFVACVREKQTPLVSGASAKLALDLAFEITRQVQQSR; the protein is encoded by the coding sequence ATGACTACGGGCAAGGCTCCCCCCGCCGGCAAGATTCGCGTGGCCGTGCTGGGCACGGGTTCGCTCGGCAAGCAGCACGTGCGCCTTTACGCGGAACTCGCGGCGGCCGGACAGGTCGAATTCGTCGGCGTTTATGATGTGGCCGCCGAGACGGCACGCAAATTCGCCGAGCAACATCGCGTCCGCGCCTTCACCTCCGTCGCCGAAGCGGCGGCGGCCTGCGATGCGCTGAACATCGTGACGCCGACCGTCACACACTTTGAACTCGCCAGACAATTGTTGAGCGCGGGCAGGCACGTGCTGGTCGAAAAACCGATGACCGACGACACCGCGCAGGCAGGCGAGCTGGTTGAACTGGCGCGCGCGAACAATCTCGTGCTCCAGGTCGGCCACGTGGAGCGCTTCAACCCGGTGTTCCAGTATCTCCAAACCGTGGCCACCGAACCGCGCTTCATCGAAACCCACCGGCTGTCGCCTTATCCGGCGCGTTCCACCGATGTCGGCGTGGTGCTTGATTTGATGATTCACGATCTCGACGTGGTGCTGGCATTCGTGCAGGCACCGGTAACGAGCGTGGACGCCGTGGGCATCCCGGTGCTGAGTGCTTCGGAGGACATCGCGAACGCACGGCTGCGCTTTGCCAACGGCTGTGTGGCCAACCTCACGGTCAGTCGCGTCAGCCCCGAGCGGATGCGCAAGATTCGCGTGTTCAGCGGCGGCGCGTCGCCCAGCTACATCTCGCTCGATTACCGCGCTCAGGAAGGCTTCATTTACCGCGTTGCCCGCGAAGGCGAAACCGAAAGCTCGCTGCTGAAAAAGCTGCTCGCGGCGAAGGACTCCACCATCGTCAGCGAGTTTGCCGGCAAACGCATTGTGCGCGAGCCCGTGCCCATCGCAAAGGACGAGCCGCTGAAGCTGGAATTGCAGCACTTCGTCGCGTGCGTGCGCGAGAAGCAAACACCGCTGGTCAGTGGCGCCTCGGCGAAGCTGGCGCTGGATCTGGCATTTGAAATCACCCGACAGGTGCAGCAAAGCCGATGA
- the lpxB gene encoding lipid-A-disaccharide synthase, producing MRPPSIMLIAGEASGDTLAAELVGALRERLVQARAQSGADVQPLRTALTPHFFGAGGPKMAAAGVELAFDMTPHAVTGLSEALKGYFKFRQLMRELLQLAIRRRPDIIICVDFSGFNRRFAHAVRERVRSERGLFNNWNPKIVQYVSPQVWASREGRAQQMAQDYDLVLSIFPFEKAWYAARVPRLHVAFVGHPMVGRFSNTNPAAPNATAAAAAAPHIVLLPGSRADEVRRHLPLVAETARRMIQARPAEFVAIAPNETMAAEVRAALAALGPACRVQVGGIAEALRTADLAISKTGTVLMECAMFGVPAVTFYKTSWPTYLIAKRLIKVKWLTMPNILADEAIFPEFVQQDATPENLARTALDLLADPARRAVIQDRLREIVASLGRPGAAQRAARIITNAWLKT from the coding sequence ATGAGACCGCCATCCATCATGCTCATAGCGGGTGAAGCCAGCGGCGATACGCTGGCGGCCGAACTTGTCGGCGCGCTGCGCGAACGGCTGGTGCAGGCGCGCGCCCAGAGCGGCGCCGACGTGCAACCGCTGCGCACCGCGTTGACGCCCCATTTCTTTGGGGCCGGCGGACCCAAAATGGCCGCCGCTGGCGTCGAACTGGCGTTCGACATGACGCCCCACGCCGTGACCGGTTTGTCGGAAGCGCTCAAGGGTTATTTCAAGTTCCGCCAGCTGATGCGCGAGCTGCTGCAGCTCGCGATCCGTCGCCGGCCCGACATCATCATCTGCGTGGATTTTTCCGGCTTCAACCGCCGCTTCGCCCACGCCGTCCGCGAACGCGTCCGGTCAGAACGTGGACTGTTCAACAATTGGAATCCCAAAATCGTGCAATACGTCTCGCCGCAGGTCTGGGCCTCGCGCGAAGGCCGGGCGCAGCAAATGGCGCAGGACTACGATCTGGTGTTGAGCATTTTCCCCTTCGAGAAGGCCTGGTATGCCGCGCGCGTGCCCCGGTTGCATGTGGCGTTTGTCGGCCACCCCATGGTGGGCCGCTTCAGCAATACGAACCCGGCCGCACCGAACGCAACGGCTGCTGCTGCCGCAGCGCCACACATCGTGCTGCTGCCGGGCAGCCGCGCGGATGAAGTGCGGCGGCACCTGCCGTTGGTGGCGGAAACCGCGCGGCGCATGATCCAGGCCAGGCCGGCCGAATTCGTCGCCATTGCGCCCAATGAAACGATGGCGGCCGAAGTGCGCGCCGCGCTGGCCGCGCTCGGCCCGGCGTGCCGCGTGCAGGTCGGCGGCATCGCCGAAGCGTTGCGCACCGCCGACCTTGCCATCTCCAAGACCGGCACCGTGTTGATGGAATGCGCCATGTTCGGCGTGCCGGCGGTCACGTTTTACAAGACGTCGTGGCCGACCTACCTCATCGCCAAACGCCTGATCAAGGTAAAGTGGCTGACCATGCCGAACATTCTGGCGGACGAAGCGATATTCCCCGAGTTTGTGCAGCAGGACGCAACGCCTGAGAACCTCGCCCGGACCGCCCTGGATTTGCTCGCGGACCCGGCCCGCCGCGCGGTTATTCAAGACCGCTTACGGGAGATTGTCGCCAGCCTTGGAAGGCCGGGTGCCGCCCAGCGCGCCGCCCGCATCATCACGAATGCCTGGTTGAAAACCTGA